A stretch of the Mycolicibacterium celeriflavum genome encodes the following:
- a CDS encoding cyclopropane mycolic acid synthase family methyltransferase has product MSDNSSGTKDMTPHFEDIQAHYDLSDDFFGVFQDPTRKYSCAYFTSPTVTLSEAQIANVDQHLDKLELKPGMTLLEVGCGWGLTLQRALEKYDVNVIGLTLSKNQKAYCDQLLSRIDTERTFDVRLEGWEQFHSPVDRIVSIEAFEHFGFERYDDFFKTCFDILPDDGRMTIQSSVGYHPYDLAERGKKLTFELARFIKFMITEIFPGGRLPTTQMMIEHGEKAGFVVPEAQSLRNHYIKTLGIWASRLEHSKDKAIAAAGVENYERYMRYLTGAQHYFVDEAIDVSLVTYLKPGAATQAANT; this is encoded by the coding sequence ATGTCTGACAACTCATCCGGCACGAAGGACATGACTCCTCATTTCGAGGACATCCAGGCCCATTACGACCTGTCGGACGACTTCTTCGGCGTTTTTCAGGACCCGACGCGCAAGTACAGCTGTGCGTACTTCACCAGCCCGACCGTGACGTTGTCCGAGGCCCAGATCGCCAACGTCGACCAGCACCTGGACAAGCTCGAGCTCAAGCCGGGGATGACGCTGCTCGAGGTCGGCTGCGGCTGGGGCCTTACCCTGCAGCGCGCGCTGGAGAAGTACGACGTCAACGTCATCGGCCTCACCCTGAGCAAGAACCAGAAGGCGTACTGCGATCAGCTGCTGAGCAGGATCGACACCGAGCGCACCTTCGACGTACGGCTGGAGGGCTGGGAGCAGTTTCATTCCCCCGTCGACCGCATCGTGTCCATCGAGGCCTTCGAGCACTTCGGCTTCGAACGATACGACGACTTCTTCAAGACCTGCTTCGACATCCTGCCCGACGACGGCCGGATGACCATCCAATCCAGCGTGGGCTATCACCCCTACGACCTGGCCGAGCGCGGCAAGAAGCTGACCTTCGAGCTGGCGCGCTTCATCAAGTTCATGATCACCGAGATCTTCCCCGGCGGCCGCTTGCCGACCACCCAGATGATGATCGAGCACGGCGAGAAGGCCGGCTTCGTAGTGCCAGAGGCGCAATCGCTGCGCAACCACTACATCAAGACCCTCGGCATCTGGGCCAGCCGGCTGGAGCACAGCAAGGACAAGGCGATCGCCGCGGCTGGCGTCGAGAACTACGAGCGCTACATGCGTTATCTGACCGGCGCCCAGCACTACTTCGTCGATGAGGCCATCGACGTCAGTCTGGTCACCTACCTGAAGCCTGGCGCCGCAACCCAGGCCGCCAATACATAG
- a CDS encoding cyclopropane mycolic acid synthase family methyltransferase yields the protein MASTRKLTPHFADVQAHYDLSDEFFRLWLDPSQTYSCAYFERDDMTLEQAQQAKVDLALGKLGLQPGMTLLDVGCGWGSTMLRAIEKYDVNVVGLTLSANQHAHVEKAFAASDSPRDKRVLLQGWEQFDEPVDRIVSIGAFEHFGRDRWDDFFAMAHRVLPDDGVMLLHTITALTLPQMAERGMPLTFSVARFVKFILTEIFPGGYLPTIELVGEHAEKAGFELTRRQSLQPHYARTLDCWAEALEAHKDEAIAVQSEEVYDRYMHYLTGCAHGFRVGYIDVNQFTLAK from the coding sequence ATGGCTTCAACGCGCAAATTGACCCCGCATTTCGCCGATGTGCAGGCCCACTACGACCTGTCCGACGAGTTCTTCCGCCTGTGGCTCGACCCCTCGCAGACCTACAGCTGCGCGTATTTCGAGCGCGACGACATGACACTCGAGCAGGCCCAGCAGGCGAAGGTCGACCTGGCGCTGGGCAAGCTGGGCCTACAGCCGGGTATGACGCTGCTCGACGTCGGCTGCGGCTGGGGTTCGACGATGCTGCGGGCGATCGAGAAGTACGACGTGAACGTCGTCGGCCTCACCCTGAGCGCGAACCAGCACGCCCATGTCGAGAAGGCGTTCGCGGCATCGGACAGCCCGCGCGACAAGCGGGTGCTGCTGCAGGGTTGGGAGCAGTTCGATGAGCCCGTGGACCGGATCGTGTCGATCGGCGCATTCGAGCACTTCGGCAGGGACCGCTGGGACGACTTCTTCGCCATGGCTCACCGGGTGTTGCCCGACGACGGAGTGATGCTGCTGCACACCATCACCGCGCTCACCCTGCCGCAGATGGCCGAACGCGGTATGCCCCTGACGTTTTCGGTGGCACGGTTCGTCAAATTCATCCTCACCGAGATCTTCCCGGGCGGGTACCTGCCGACGATCGAACTGGTCGGCGAGCATGCGGAGAAGGCCGGTTTCGAGTTGACCCGGCGCCAGAGCCTGCAGCCGCACTACGCGCGCACGCTCGACTGCTGGGCGGAGGCGCTCGAAGCGCACAAGGACGAGGCGATCGCGGTTCAGTCCGAGGAGGTCTACGACCGCTACATGCACTACCTGACCGGATGTGCGCACGGCTTCCGCGTCGGCTACATCGACGTCAACCAGTTCACCCTGGCCAAATAG